A genome region from Brassica oleracea var. oleracea cultivar TO1000 chromosome C2, BOL, whole genome shotgun sequence includes the following:
- the LOC106323227 gene encoding disease resistance protein TAO1-like has protein sequence MASSSLSLPCSCLYDVFVSFRGEDVRKDFLSHFVKELKSKAITPFIDNEMKRGESINAELIGAIRQSRVAVVLLSPDYASSSWCLDELVEIMKCKEEKQQKVIPIFYKVDPSDIKKQTGHFGKTFEKSCVGKTEGVTQAWRKALKDVPVLAGYDSSTWQNEADLMEKIAVDLMDLLGFKPSTDFDDLVGMETRMEEINSLLDLTAGDDVKIIGIVGPAGIGKTTTARALYNRFSRDFPFSTFIEDIRGSKEMPSLGGSLDKYQLDYQKELLSRIFKQKDYEVGHLGVAEQKLRDKKVLIVLDEMDCLLKLEAMANSPKWFGPGSMLIITTEDRNLLKAHEIKCIYDMKLPNQIEAFEIFCQYAFHQNSPFEGFEELAWEVTRLAGFLPLGLRIMALSLRGKTMEEWRNAIPRLESSLDKGIETILMFGYNRLSDDKDRDLFLYIACFFVGFEVERVKRCLADSRLDVDHGLEVLEQKTFISIDNGYLEMHSLLQQMGREIVRKESLEEPGKRKFLWDTTEISELFYQNTGTKKVIGIMMSYTFGEREIQIPIRKSVFDRLNNLQFLKLSRGTSCKLCTPEGLNCLPDKLRFLDWADCPLRFWPSKFSAEFLVELIMPDSKFKKLWKGIKPLQCLKLMNLSYSEYLKEIPDLSNATSLEELDVGGCRSLKKFSGCSSLKKLDLRYTAKKEVPSSMTTWSCLYKLDMSKCRNLKEFPNVPDSIEELVLSFTGIEEVPPWIENLFRLRELVMFGCEKLKTISPNISKLQNLEFLALSLLGVKDFDLYETIYSHSLFFEAIIKWGPDVKHSWRLQSDFRIHDILPICLPEKALTSTISLHFRGNGVKTIPDCIRLLSGLIKLDVKECRKLVALPRLPGSPLSIDAEGCDFLKRIDSSFQNPNICLNFANCFKLNQRARKLIQTSACKYAFLPGEEVPAHLTHRATSGSLRINLTPTPLPSSIRFKACILLSNDSTSPEDCSEDYSDDDDEEYIIGNSEKYDNLLMRVSYCVSGKQNSLTVRSESNQVHHMPPRLGFSEHLYIFEDSFSLNEDCSEAEETTFRELSFVFRFHDKTCRKVKGCGVRLLEVPHCITDGYADDYNDDDDDDDDDDDDDDCYDDDDDYDGDDNDDGDEDESDDDGEGLVRLMNCFFHHRKKKGKSDSRRVLKRLTLV, from the exons ATGGCTTCTTCTTCTTTATCTCTGCCTTGCAGTTGTTTGTATGACGTCTTTGTGAGCTTCCGTGGAGAAGACGTGCGCAAAGACTTTCTTAGTCACTTTGTGAAAGAGCTCAAAAGCAAGGCTATCACACCGTTCATTGATAACGAGATGAAGCGAGGCGAATCCATCAATGCCGAGCTCATAGGAGCAATCAGACAATCAAGGGTGGCCGTTGTCTTACTCTCCCCTGACTACGCTTCTTCAAGCTGGTGTCTGGATGAGTTGGTGGAAATCATGAAGTGCAAAGAAGAGAAACAACAAAAAGTGATACCCATTTTCTATAAAGTGGATCCATCTGATATTAAGAAGCAGACCGGACATTTCGGAAAAACCTTTGAGAAATCCTGTGTGGGGAAAACAGAAGGGGTGACCCAGGCATGGAGGAAAGCTTTGAAGGATGTCCCGGTTCTAGCTGGTTATGACTCTAGCACCTG GCAAAACGAAGCTGATTTGATGGAAAAAATTGCTGTAGATCTTATGGATTTGTTGGGTTTTAAACCATCAACAGATTTTGATGACCTTGTTGGCATGGAAACTCGTATGGAGGAGATAAACTCGTTGTTGGACCTAACAGCAGGTGATGACGTTAAGATTATAGGAATTGTGGGTCCTGCTGGGATTGGTAAGACGACCACAGCCAGAGCTTTGTACAACCGATTCTCTCGTGATTTTCCGTTCAGCACGTTTATTGAGGATATCAGAGGGAGTAAAGAGATGCCTTCTCTCGGTGGTTCCCTTGACAAATATCAGTTGGATTATCAGAAAGAGTTACTGTCTCGGATTTTCAAGCAAAAGGATTATGAGGTTGGTCACTTGGGAGTGGCTGAACAAAAGCTGAGAGACAAAAAAGTGTTGATTGTTCTTGATGAAATGGATTGCTTGTTGAAACTAGAGGCAATGGCAAACAGTCCTAAATGGTTTGGTCCTGGAAGTATGCTTATCATTACAACCGAAGATAGAAACCTTCTAAAGGCACACGAGATCAAATGTATTTACGATATGAAACTTCCAAATCAAATTGAGGCATTTGAGATCTTCTGCCAATATGCTTTCCATCAAAACTCTCCGTTTGAGGGTTTTGAAGAGCTTGCTTGGGAAGTTACTAGACTTGCTGGTTTTCTTCCTCTAGGCCTGAGAATCATGGCATTGTCTCTACGAGGAAAGACCATGGAAGAGTGGAGAAATGCAATACCAAGGCTCGAGTCTAGCCTTGACAAAGGAATTGAAACAATTCTAATGTTTGGCTACAACCGCTTAAGTGATGATAAAGATAGAGATCTTTTTCTGTATATTGCATGTTTCTTTGTTGGTTTCGAGGTTGAGCGCGTTAAACGCTGTCTTGCAGACAGTCGTTTGGATGTTGATCATGGGCTTGAAGTCTTAGAGCAGAAAACTTTCATATCTATAGACAACGGATACTTAGAGATGCATAGTTTACTGCAACAAATGGGTAGAGAAATTGTCAGGAAAGAGTCTTTGGAGGAGCCTGGAAAACGAAAGTTCTTGTGGGATACAACGGAAATTTCGGAATTATTTTATCAAAATACT GGTACAAAAAAGGTTATAGGCATAATGATGTCATATACTTTTGGGGAAAGGGAAATCCAAATCCCAATACGTAAAAGCGTTTTCGATCGGTTGAATAATCTCCAGTTTCTAAAATTAAGTCGTGGAACATCTTGTAAGTTATGCACACCTGAAGGCCTCAACTGTCTTCCCGACAAACTCAGATTTTTAGATTGGGCAGACTGTCCATTGAGGTTTTGGCCTTCCAAATTCTCTGCCGAATTTCTTGTCGAACTAATCATGCCAGATAGCAAATTTAAGAAGCTTTGGAAGGGAATCAAA CCTCTCCAATGCCTCAAGCTGATGAATTTGAGTTACTCTGAGTATCTGAAAGAGATTCCAGATCTCTCAAATGCAACTAGCCTCGAGGAATTAGATGTTGGTGGGTGCAGAAGTTTGAAAAAATTCAGTGGTTGCTCAAGTTTGAAAAAACTTGATCTAAGATATACTGCGAAAAAGGAAGTGCCATCATCAATGACAACTTGGTCTTGTCTTTATAAGTTGGATATGTCTAAGTGTAGAAACCTCAAGGAGTTCCCAAATGTTCCAGACAGCATTGAAGAGTTGGTGTTGAGCTTTACAGGGATAGAGGAGGTTCCTCCATGGATTGAGAATCTATTTCGTCTGCGTGAACTAGTTATGTTTGGATGCGAGAAGCTGAAAACTATATCTCCAAACATTTCTAAGTTGCAGAATCTTGAGTTTCTTGCTCTGAGTTTGCTTGGTGTTAAGGATTTTGATTTGTATGAAACTATATATAGTCATTCTCTCTTTTTTGAAGCAATAATCAAGTGGGGGCCTGACGTGAAGCACAGTTGGAGATTACAATCAGACTTCAGAATTCATGACATTTTGCCGATATGTCTACCCGAGAAGGCTCTAACATCTACAATATCATTACATTTCCGCGGTAATGGTGTCAAGACTATTCCAGATTGCATCAGACTTCTCTCGGGACTAATTAAGCTGGATGTCAAAGAATGCAGAAAGCTTGTAGCACTTCCCCGGCTTCCAGGTTCCCCTCTATCAATAGATGCAGAAGGTTGTGATTTCTTGAAGAGAATAGACTCTTCATTTCAAAATCCAAATATTTGCCTAAACTTTGCCAACTGCTTCAAACTGAATCAAAGAGCAAGAAAGCTCATCCAAACATCAGCTTGCAAATATGCGTTCTTACCGGGTGAAGAAGTGCCTGCACATCTCACTCACCGAGCTACTTCAGGTTCCCTGAGGATCAATTTGACTCCAACACCTCTTCCTTCATCCATCAGATTCAAAGCTTGCATCTTGCTGTCAAATGACAGTACTAGTCCCGAGGATTGTAGTGAGGATTATAGTGATGACGATGATGAAGAGTATATTATAGGAAATTCTGAAAAGTATGATAATTTATTGATGCGTGTGTCTTATTGCGTCAGTGGTAAGCAGAATTCCCTCACAGTCCGAAGTGAATCAAACCAGGTCCATCATATGCCACCTCGACTGGGATTTTCAGAGCATCTGTATATATTTGAAGATTCTTTCTCTCTAAACGAGGATTGCTCTGAAGCTGAAGAAACAACTTTCAGAGAGCTTTCTTTTGTGTTCAGATTCCATGATAAAACCTGCAGGAAGGTCAAAGGCTGCGGTGTTCGTCTTCTTGAAGTCCCTCATTGTATTACTGACGGATATGCAGATGATTACAATGATGATGATGATGATGATGATGATGATGATGATGATGATGATTGTTACGATGATGATGATGATTATGATGGTGATGATAATGATGATGGTGACGAAGATGAAAGTGATGATGATGGTGAAGGTTTGGTAAGACTGATGAATTGTTTCTTTCATCATCGAAAGAAGAAAGGAAAATCAGATTCAAGGAGAGTATTAAAAAGACTCACATTGGTCTAG